A genomic region of Oncorhynchus mykiss isolate Arlee chromosome 4, USDA_OmykA_1.1, whole genome shotgun sequence contains the following coding sequences:
- the ppp1r14c gene encoding protein phosphatase 1 regulatory subunit 14C: MSAASTETSAPLPAAASRVFFQPLAGVGCAGSGPMPRDDPVQRKQGKVTVKYDRKELRKRLILEEWIIEQLSDLYDCEEEEMPEVEIDIDDLLEVNSEDERAVKLQESLMDCYKPTEVFVSELLGRIRGMRKLTAPTKKGL; encoded by the exons ATGTCAGCCGCCAGCACCGAGACGAGCGCCCCGTTGCCTGCGGCCGCCAGCCGGGTGTTCTTCCAGCCGCTGGCCGGGGTAGGGTGCGCTGGGTCCGGACCCATGCCGCGGGACGACCCGGTCCAGAGGAAGCAGGGGAAAGTGACGGTGAAATACGACAGGAAGGAGCTGCGGAAGAGACTGATCTTGGAGGAGTGGATTATTGAACAACTGAGCGATCTGTACGActgtgag GAAGAGGAGATGCCAGAGGTGGAGATAGACATCGATGACCTGTTGgaagtcaacagtgaagacgaGAGAGCCGTCAAACTACAG GAATCCTTAATGGACTGCTATAAACCCACGGAG GTCTTTGTCAGTGAGTTGTTAGGGAGGATAAGAGGAATGAGGAAACTCACTGCTCCCACCAAGAAGGGTCTATAA